Proteins encoded in a region of the Geobacillus genomosp. 3 genome:
- a CDS encoding YndM family protein — protein sequence MKHIVPFIVKLAAWSVVLFSMFTIFNAPLSLISLMTIITALVSYMIGDVFILPRVGNFTAAVLDVPLSFLLVWAVSFALIAPTVNMAYAAFFSALAIGAIETFFHLYMENHVLEEARREEAHRWYDEGRWATEFAEEEEFNKEDDRT from the coding sequence ATGAAGCATATCGTTCCTTTTATCGTCAAGCTCGCAGCTTGGAGCGTCGTCTTATTTTCCATGTTTACCATTTTCAACGCTCCGCTTTCGTTGATTTCGCTCATGACAATCATCACCGCGCTCGTTTCTTACATGATCGGCGATGTGTTCATCTTGCCGCGCGTTGGAAACTTCACCGCCGCCGTTTTGGATGTGCCGCTGTCCTTTTTGCTTGTATGGGCTGTCAGCTTTGCGCTGATTGCGCCAACTGTTAACATGGCGTACGCCGCCTTTTTTAGCGCGCTTGCCATCGGGGCGATTGAAACGTTTTTCCATTTGTATATGGAAAATCATGTGCTCGAGGAAGCGCGCCGGGAAGAAGCGCATCGCTGGTATGATGAAGGAAGATGGGCGACCGAGTTCGCCGAAGAAGAGGAGTTCAACAAAGAAGACGACCGGACGTAG
- a CDS encoding dihydrofolate reductase — MISHIVAMDENRVIGKDNRLPWHLPADLAYFKRVTMGHAIVMGRKTFEAIGRPLPGRENIVVTRNRSFRPEGCLTLHSLDDVKQWAASRGDKEVFIIGGAELFQATLPLASRLYVTKIFASFSGDTFYPPISEQEWELVSYTKGTVDEKNRYDHAFLIYERKTGRA, encoded by the coding sequence ATGATTTCGCACATTGTAGCGATGGACGAAAACCGGGTGATCGGCAAGGACAACCGTTTGCCGTGGCATTTGCCGGCCGATTTGGCGTATTTTAAACGGGTGACAATGGGACATGCCATCGTGATGGGGCGGAAGACGTTTGAGGCGATCGGCCGTCCGCTTCCCGGCCGGGAAAATATCGTCGTGACACGCAACCGCTCGTTTCGCCCGGAAGGCTGTCTTACGCTTCACTCGCTTGATGACGTGAAACAGTGGGCCGCCAGCCGCGGCGACAAAGAAGTGTTCATTATCGGCGGGGCCGAACTGTTTCAGGCGACGCTGCCGCTTGCCAGCCGGCTGTATGTGACGAAAATTTTTGCCTCGTTCTCCGGCGATACGTTTTATCCGCCGATTTCCGAACAAGAGTGGGAACTCGTTTCGTATACGAAAGGAACGGTCGATGAAAAAAATCGATACGATCACGCCTTTCTCATTTACGAGCGAAAAACAGGGCGCGCTTAG
- the thyA gene encoding thymidylate synthase: MRQYLQLLEDILENGVEKEDRTGVGTLSVFGRQLRFDLQDGFPLVTTKKLHIRSIVYELLWFLKGDTNVRYLQENGVTIWDEWADENGDLGPIYGAQWRSWKGADGKTVDQIASVVDEIKRNPNSRRLLVSAWNVAELDKMKLPPCHYAFQFYVANGRLSCMWQQRSVDTFLGLPFNIASYALLTHMIAQQCDLDVGELIFTGGDVHLYKNHLEQAKLQLTREPRPLPKLVMKRKPPSIFDYEYDDFEIVGYDPHPAIKAPVAV; the protein is encoded by the coding sequence TTGCGGCAATACTTGCAGCTTTTGGAAGATATTTTGGAAAACGGTGTGGAAAAAGAAGACCGCACCGGCGTCGGCACCTTGTCCGTGTTCGGCCGCCAGCTCCGCTTTGACTTGCAGGACGGCTTCCCGCTTGTGACGACGAAAAAGTTACATATTCGCTCGATCGTTTATGAACTGCTTTGGTTTTTAAAAGGCGACACCAATGTCCGTTATTTACAGGAAAACGGCGTGACGATTTGGGATGAGTGGGCCGATGAAAACGGCGATCTCGGCCCGATCTACGGCGCGCAATGGCGGTCATGGAAAGGAGCTGACGGGAAAACGGTCGACCAAATTGCGTCGGTCGTCGATGAAATCAAGCGCAACCCGAACTCGCGCCGGCTGCTTGTCAGCGCCTGGAACGTGGCGGAATTGGATAAGATGAAGCTGCCGCCGTGCCATTACGCTTTCCAGTTTTACGTCGCGAATGGACGGTTGTCATGCATGTGGCAGCAGCGCTCCGTTGACACGTTTTTAGGGCTGCCGTTTAACATTGCCAGCTATGCGCTTTTGACGCATATGATCGCCCAGCAGTGCGATTTGGACGTCGGTGAACTGATTTTCACCGGCGGGGACGTCCATTTGTACAAAAATCATCTGGAACAAGCGAAACTGCAGCTGACGCGCGAGCCGCGCCCGCTGCCAAAGCTCGTCATGAAACGGAAGCCACCGTCCATTTTTGACTATGAATACGACGATTTTGAAATCGTCGGCTACGACCCGCATCCGGCGATTAAAGCGCCGGTGGCGGTGTGA
- a CDS encoding anthrax toxin lethal factor-related metalloendopeptidase, whose product MKRWFTSLLAALFAVPLLSLSPYPAAHGVLLQGSGLDIQAIPSHDVLGRIIIVPETDFSLEEANETIRTIARIDRSILEQAANHHIYIQLLTGKITDEPTVRHLRGKTPRGYVPGSKTWDEVPGIGGSHLVLVRLGHSEKGKGHGSVNLELHEFAHSLDYIVFDEIHETDEFQTIWREEAPRLFPGEYYFLTYPEEYFAESFAYYYASDKTRETLQTAAPDTYGFIRQLAERAS is encoded by the coding sequence ATGAAACGATGGTTCACTAGTTTACTAGCGGCGCTGTTCGCCGTTCCGCTTCTGTCGCTTTCGCCGTACCCGGCTGCGCACGGCGTGCTGCTTCAAGGAAGCGGCCTTGATATTCAGGCAATCCCGTCGCACGATGTGTTAGGCCGCATCATCATCGTACCGGAAACGGACTTTTCGCTTGAGGAAGCAAACGAGACGATTCGAACAATCGCCCGCATTGACCGAAGCATTTTGGAACAAGCGGCGAACCATCATATTTACATTCAGTTGTTGACCGGAAAAATTACTGATGAACCGACAGTCCGCCATTTGCGCGGGAAAACACCGCGCGGCTACGTGCCGGGGTCCAAAACGTGGGATGAAGTGCCGGGCATCGGGGGATCGCATTTAGTGCTCGTCCGCCTCGGCCATAGCGAAAAAGGGAAAGGACACGGCTCGGTCAATTTAGAACTGCATGAATTTGCCCATTCGCTTGATTATATCGTGTTTGACGAAATTCACGAAACGGATGAGTTTCAGACGATTTGGCGGGAAGAAGCGCCACGGCTGTTTCCAGGCGAGTATTATTTTTTGACATATCCAGAAGAGTATTTTGCTGAATCGTTCGCCTATTATTATGCGAGCGACAAGACACGGGAAACGCTGCAGACGGCGGCCCCGGACACATACGGATTTATTCGCCAGTTGGCGGAACGGGCCTCATAG
- a CDS encoding YpjP family protein, with product MPAWLRKTLVAAITVCTFGFVAPPASLLAAKEPPPDDASSSDWQHSSARSAAEAVSLTREQFIEETMEKAVAQSYEKFGRKIAPVIEDEFHAVILPRIEGVIAELAERCPEEELRYLAVSENPSGGQGERIFHLYRMDTGEDLVRFHVRREHPPQDGYWFQFHYHIYDDGFQDHHELGKIYWSKNTPPNWRT from the coding sequence CTGCCGGCATGGCTTCGAAAAACGCTCGTTGCTGCGATTACCGTCTGTACGTTTGGGTTTGTGGCGCCGCCTGCTTCGTTGCTCGCGGCCAAAGAGCCGCCTCCGGACGACGCCTCGTCTTCGGATTGGCAGCACAGCTCAGCGCGCTCTGCAGCGGAAGCTGTTTCGTTAACCCGTGAACAATTTATCGAGGAGACGATGGAAAAGGCGGTGGCGCAGTCATACGAAAAGTTCGGCCGCAAAATCGCCCCGGTCATTGAGGATGAGTTTCACGCTGTCATCTTGCCGCGCATCGAAGGAGTGATCGCCGAGCTGGCTGAACGCTGCCCGGAAGAAGAGCTCCGTTATTTGGCCGTATCCGAAAATCCGTCTGGTGGGCAAGGAGAACGCATTTTCCATTTGTATCGCATGGACACAGGGGAAGATCTTGTTCGCTTTCACGTCCGCCGCGAGCATCCGCCGCAAGACGGGTACTGGTTTCAGTTTCACTATCACATTTATGATGACGGATTTCAAGATCATCATGAATTAGGGAAAATTTACTGGTCAAAAAATACGCCGCCAAACTGGCGGACGTAG
- a CDS encoding LL-diaminopimelate aminotransferase, translated as MKKAKRMNAFSASIFAELAAYRQQRRHLHDEWIDLSVGSPDLPPAPFVREAIARYAKEPNAYGYTLKGIREFQEAVAHYYRTAHGVALDPETDITYVIGSQDGLVHLPMVFADPGDVILLPDPGYPAYAAGVAMAEAEPYFLPLRKENGFLPDLAAIPEDVAKRAAILFLNFPGNPVPTLAPESFYRDVVAFAKRYDILVVSDFAYGELYYDGNKPVSFLSVPGAKDVGVEINSLSKSYNMAGCRIGYLCGNADVVRAFAEFKSNLDYGIFWPIQKAAADVLRHGADFCAESRTMYQARRDALVAGLTDIGWAVDRPPAGMFVWAKIPDGWTSLSFTKALIDQAGVVVTPGHAFGPSGEGYVRIALVQPEAVLRRAVEKLNESGLFKQLTADQPSRRWTR; from the coding sequence ATGAAAAAAGCGAAACGAATGAACGCATTTTCCGCATCCATTTTTGCCGAATTGGCGGCGTACCGCCAACAGCGGCGCCATCTTCACGACGAGTGGATCGATTTAAGCGTCGGCAGCCCGGATTTGCCGCCGGCGCCGTTTGTGCGCGAGGCGATCGCCCGCTATGCGAAGGAGCCGAATGCATACGGCTACACGTTAAAAGGCATTCGCGAGTTTCAGGAGGCGGTTGCGCATTATTACCGGACGGCGCACGGTGTGGCGCTTGATCCGGAAACAGACATCACGTATGTCATCGGGTCGCAAGACGGATTGGTCCATTTGCCGATGGTGTTCGCCGACCCGGGTGATGTTATTTTACTGCCCGACCCCGGATATCCGGCGTATGCGGCCGGCGTAGCGATGGCCGAAGCGGAGCCGTATTTTCTGCCGCTTCGGAAAGAAAACGGCTTTTTGCCCGATTTGGCTGCCATTCCGGAAGATGTCGCCAAACGGGCGGCCATCCTCTTTTTAAACTTTCCCGGCAACCCGGTGCCGACGTTGGCTCCGGAATCGTTTTATCGCGATGTCGTTGCGTTTGCCAAACGGTACGATATTCTCGTTGTTTCCGATTTTGCCTACGGTGAGCTGTACTATGACGGAAACAAACCGGTGAGCTTCTTGTCCGTCCCGGGGGCGAAAGATGTCGGTGTTGAGATCAACTCGTTGTCCAAAAGCTACAATATGGCCGGCTGCCGGATCGGCTATTTATGTGGCAATGCTGACGTGGTTCGTGCGTTTGCCGAGTTCAAGTCCAATTTGGATTACGGCATTTTTTGGCCAATTCAAAAAGCGGCGGCGGACGTGTTGCGTCATGGGGCCGACTTTTGCGCCGAAAGCCGCACGATGTATCAGGCGCGGCGCGATGCGCTTGTTGCCGGATTGACCGACATCGGTTGGGCGGTTGACCGTCCGCCGGCGGGCATGTTTGTGTGGGCCAAAATTCCCGATGGCTGGACATCGCTTTCGTTCACGAAAGCGTTGATCGATCAAGCCGGCGTCGTCGTAACGCCTGGGCATGCGTTCGGGCCGAGCGGTGAAGGCTATGTGCGCATCGCTCTCGTTCAGCCGGAAGCGGTGTTGCGCCGCGCGGTTGAAAAGCTTAACGAGAGCGGCTTGTTCAAGCAGTTGACCGCTGACCAACCATCGCGGAGGTGGACGCGATGA
- a CDS encoding YuzL family protein, with protein sequence MPKRKKDRSKTGVSAPDVRGQGTTQTETGAYELDSARKKTKID encoded by the coding sequence GTGCCGAAGCGGAAAAAAGATCGTTCGAAAACGGGTGTCAGCGCCCCTGATGTGAGAGGGCAAGGAACGACACAAACGGAAACGGGCGCCTACGAACTTGATTCTGCGCGCAAAAAAACGAAAATCGACTGA
- a CDS encoding BrxA/BrxB family bacilliredoxin, which produces MSMAYEEYMRQLVQPMRDELVRAGFRELRTSEEVEQFMEQAEGTTFVFVNSVCGCAAGLARPAATQAVLRSEKKPDHLVTVFAGQDKEATAKMREHFVGYAPSSPSMALLKGKEVVHFIPREDIEFHSMEDVMENILAAFDKYCG; this is translated from the coding sequence ATGTCGATGGCGTACGAAGAGTATATGCGCCAGCTTGTGCAGCCGATGCGCGATGAACTTGTCCGCGCCGGTTTTCGCGAGTTGCGTACAAGTGAGGAAGTCGAACAGTTTATGGAGCAAGCGGAAGGGACGACATTTGTGTTCGTCAATTCGGTGTGCGGCTGTGCCGCCGGACTGGCGCGTCCGGCCGCGACGCAGGCGGTGCTGCGGAGCGAGAAGAAGCCGGATCATCTAGTAACCGTGTTTGCTGGGCAAGATAAAGAGGCAACAGCGAAAATGCGCGAGCACTTTGTCGGCTATGCCCCGTCCTCACCGTCGATGGCGCTCTTAAAAGGAAAAGAAGTCGTCCATTTTATCCCGCGCGAAGACATCGAGTTCCATTCGATGGAGGACGTAATGGAAAATATTTTGGCTGCTTTTGACAAATACTGCGGCTGA
- a CDS encoding NUDIX hydrolase produces MGYIEELRKIVGTRPLILAGVGVAIIDDYGRVLLQKRRDGLWGVPGGLLELGESTEEAARREVLEETGLEIGELELIDVFSGQKYFVRLPNGDQYYSVTVVYRTHDIRGGELREDGEESLEVKFFFLHELPNELSPLFQDLVEHYFGS; encoded by the coding sequence ATGGGGTACATTGAAGAGTTGCGAAAAATTGTCGGAACCCGACCGCTCATTTTAGCCGGTGTCGGTGTCGCGATCATCGATGACTATGGACGGGTTTTGCTGCAAAAGCGCCGCGACGGGCTGTGGGGAGTCCCCGGCGGCTTGTTGGAGCTCGGCGAGTCAACCGAGGAAGCGGCACGGCGGGAAGTGTTGGAAGAAACGGGGTTGGAGATCGGTGAACTCGAACTCATCGATGTGTTTTCCGGCCAAAAATATTTTGTTCGGCTGCCAAACGGCGACCAATATTATTCGGTTACCGTTGTGTACCGCACCCACGATATTCGCGGCGGGGAACTGAGGGAAGACGGGGAAGAATCGCTCGAGGTAAAATTTTTCTTTCTTCATGAATTGCCAAACGAGCTTTCTCCGCTCTTTCAAGATCTTGTTGAGCATTATTTCGGCAGTTGA
- a CDS encoding DUF4183 domain-containing protein, giving the protein MKRGSSSRKHVIAVPKVYDWTHAVLTVPLHIALLFPPRVLAAETYQYNAISDGVKTVYTDSDELKEYGDRGILDPKHVSWINLFINGVLQPEKLYEVEKGKLTLKTAEPPPKGAPIILQFITMKIGF; this is encoded by the coding sequence GTGAAACGGGGATCTTCATCAAGAAAACATGTTATTGCTGTTCCGAAAGTATATGATTGGACTCATGCTGTACTGACCGTTCCTCTCCATATTGCGCTCCTTTTTCCCCCACGCGTTTTGGCGGCGGAAACATACCAGTACAACGCCATATCGGACGGGGTGAAGACCGTCTATACAGACAGCGATGAACTGAAAGAGTACGGCGATCGCGGCATTTTAGACCCGAAACATGTGTCTTGGATCAACTTATTTATCAACGGAGTGCTGCAACCGGAAAAGTTGTACGAGGTGGAAAAGGGGAAGCTGACATTGAAAACAGCCGAACCGCCGCCGAAAGGGGCGCCGATTATTCTCCAATTTATTACAATGAAAATCGGCTTCTAA
- a CDS encoding DUF4183 domain-containing protein, producing MALQLIKLFVAATTTTEVAPNDTRFFYITTAETAEGATLTIDAASFFQDDGSQATELPALATNNSYFNVYVNGVLQMEGISTYTPGATGVGSLAITVPTGSGSIPANTPIVLEIVQFAPTSSTTVTT from the coding sequence ATGGCTTTACAACTAATCAAACTATTTGTCGCTGCAACTACCACAACAGAAGTTGCGCCAAACGACACAAGGTTTTTCTATATTACGACAGCGGAAACGGCGGAAGGGGCAACGTTGACAATTGATGCGGCCAGCTTTTTCCAAGACGACGGCAGCCAAGCGACGGAATTGCCGGCACTGGCAACCAACAACAGCTACTTTAATGTGTATGTCAACGGCGTTTTACAAATGGAGGGAATTTCCACCTATACCCCTGGCGCGACTGGTGTCGGATCACTAGCCATTACCGTTCCGACCGGCAGCGGTTCCATTCCGGCCAATACCCCTATTGTACTTGAAATTGTCCAGTTCGCTCCGACCTCAAGCACAACCGTGACGACTTAA
- a CDS encoding conserved virulence factor C family protein codes for MRIKAIEPTPSPNTMKVLLDEELPFGTSHNYKPDNVAAAPPIIQALMRIDGVKGIYHVADFLAVERHPKYDWRDILAKVREVFGEEVDETEEGKPTVNEHFGEVKVFVQMLYGLPMQVKLIDGEREHRVGLPKPFVDAVIEAQKYAGNIVLERKWVEKGVRYGTFEEIGHEIVDELSAAYPPERLERIVNMFRRGELEKTAQKRPGVKVTSEMLDDPDWRKRYAALEQMAEPTEDDIPVLAKALKDEKMAVRRLATAYLGMIGGKKVLPYLYEALKDPAVAVRRTAGDCLSDIGDPDAIPAMIEALNDESKLVRWRAAMFLYEVGDESALPALKAAENDPEFEVSLQVKMAIERIEGGEEAKGSVWKQMTESRKKENKSEK; via the coding sequence TTGCGCATTAAAGCGATTGAACCGACACCAAGCCCGAATACGATGAAAGTGCTGCTTGATGAAGAGCTGCCGTTTGGCACGAGCCATAATTATAAGCCGGATAACGTCGCCGCCGCGCCGCCGATCATCCAAGCGCTCATGCGCATTGACGGGGTGAAAGGCATTTACCATGTCGCCGATTTTCTGGCCGTCGAACGCCATCCGAAGTACGATTGGCGCGACATTTTGGCAAAAGTGCGCGAAGTGTTCGGCGAAGAGGTGGATGAAACGGAAGAAGGAAAGCCGACGGTGAATGAACATTTTGGCGAAGTGAAAGTGTTCGTGCAAATGTTATATGGGCTGCCGATGCAAGTGAAGCTGATCGACGGCGAGCGCGAACATCGCGTCGGGCTGCCGAAGCCGTTTGTGGATGCCGTTATTGAGGCGCAAAAATACGCCGGCAACATCGTCTTAGAGCGCAAATGGGTCGAAAAAGGGGTGCGTTATGGCACGTTTGAAGAAATCGGCCATGAAATCGTCGACGAGCTATCGGCCGCCTATCCGCCGGAGCGGCTCGAGCGAATTGTCAACATGTTCCGCCGCGGCGAGCTGGAAAAAACGGCGCAAAAACGGCCGGGCGTCAAAGTGACAAGCGAGATGCTCGATGACCCGGACTGGCGCAAACGGTACGCCGCGCTCGAACAAATGGCCGAGCCGACCGAAGACGACATTCCGGTGCTGGCCAAAGCGTTGAAAGATGAAAAAATGGCTGTTCGCCGCCTGGCGACGGCATACCTTGGCATGATCGGCGGCAAAAAGGTGCTTCCGTACTTGTACGAAGCGCTAAAAGACCCGGCTGTCGCTGTGCGCCGCACCGCCGGCGACTGTTTGTCCGACATTGGCGACCCGGATGCCATTCCGGCGATGATCGAAGCATTAAACGACGAAAGCAAGCTCGTTCGTTGGCGGGCGGCTATGTTTTTATACGAGGTGGGCGATGAATCGGCCTTGCCGGCATTAAAAGCGGCAGAAAACGATCCGGAGTTTGAAGTGAGCTTGCAAGTGAAAATGGCGATCGAGCGGATTGAGGGCGGCGAAGAGGCGAAAGGTTCCGTCTGGAAGCAAATGACGGAAAGCCGAAAAAAAGAGAACAAGTCGGAGAAATAA
- a CDS encoding glutathione peroxidase: MSVYEFSATTIRGEEQPLSAYEGKVLLIVNTASRCGFTPQYKELQELYDEYRDRGLVVLGFPCNQFGGQEPGTEADIEQFCQLNYGVTFPMFSKVDVNGDNAHPLFQYLKEQAPGALGTKAIKWNFTKFLVDRHGRVVARFAPQTKPSELKEDIEKLL, encoded by the coding sequence ATGAGCGTATACGAATTTAGCGCGACAACGATTCGAGGGGAAGAGCAGCCGTTATCCGCCTATGAAGGCAAGGTGCTGTTGATCGTCAATACAGCAAGCCGTTGCGGCTTCACTCCGCAGTATAAAGAACTGCAGGAGCTGTATGACGAATACCGGGATCGCGGGCTGGTCGTGCTCGGATTTCCGTGCAATCAGTTCGGCGGCCAAGAGCCGGGGACGGAAGCGGATATCGAGCAGTTTTGTCAGTTGAATTACGGCGTAACGTTCCCGATGTTTTCCAAAGTCGATGTCAACGGCGACAACGCCCACCCGTTGTTTCAATATCTGAAAGAACAAGCGCCGGGGGCATTGGGGACAAAGGCGATCAAATGGAATTTCACAAAGTTTTTAGTCGACCGCCACGGCCGCGTCGTCGCCCGCTTCGCCCCGCAAACAAAGCCGAGCGAGCTAAAAGAAGACATTGAAAAATTGCTGTAA
- the metA gene encoding homoserine O-acetyltransferase MetA, which produces MPINIPKDLPAKEILEQENIFVMDEERAYSQDIRPLNIVILNLMPEKEKAETQLLRLLGNSPLQVNITFLRPETHEPKTTSKHHLDQFYTIFPHIRHRKFDGMIITGAPVEQMPFEDVTYWDELTDIMEWTKTNVTSTLHICWGAQAGLYYHYGIPKYPLPEKCFGVFNHTLEVKNVKLLRGFDDVFRMPHSRHTDVKREDIESVPELTILSTADKAGVSLVASNDGRQIFLTGHPEYDATTLKDEYERDLAKGLSIQIPESYFPNDDPSRPPLNTWRSHANLLFVNWLNYYVYQETPYIWE; this is translated from the coding sequence TTGCCAATCAACATCCCAAAAGATTTGCCAGCGAAAGAAATTCTCGAACAAGAAAACATTTTCGTCATGGACGAAGAACGAGCGTATTCGCAAGATATCCGTCCACTCAATATCGTCATTTTAAACTTAATGCCGGAAAAAGAAAAAGCGGAAACGCAGCTGCTTCGCCTGCTCGGCAACTCACCGCTGCAGGTGAACATCACCTTTTTGCGCCCGGAAACCCATGAGCCGAAAACGACGAGCAAACATCATTTGGATCAATTTTACACGATTTTTCCGCACATCCGCCATCGGAAGTTCGATGGGATGATCATCACCGGAGCACCGGTCGAGCAAATGCCGTTTGAAGACGTCACGTACTGGGATGAGCTGACCGACATTATGGAATGGACGAAAACGAACGTCACCTCAACGTTACACATTTGTTGGGGTGCACAAGCCGGCTTGTATTATCATTACGGCATCCCAAAATATCCGTTGCCGGAAAAGTGCTTCGGCGTGTTCAACCATACGCTCGAAGTGAAAAATGTCAAACTGTTGCGCGGGTTTGACGATGTGTTTCGCATGCCCCACTCCCGCCATACAGATGTTAAACGCGAAGACATTGAAAGCGTGCCGGAGCTGACGATTTTGTCGACCGCCGACAAAGCCGGCGTTTCCCTCGTCGCTTCGAACGACGGGCGGCAAATTTTCTTGACCGGTCATCCGGAATATGACGCGACGACGTTAAAAGACGAGTATGAACGCGACTTGGCGAAAGGGCTGTCGATTCAAATTCCGGAATCGTACTTTCCGAACGACGACCCGAGCCGGCCGCCGCTCAATACGTGGCGCTCGCATGCGAACTTGTTGTTTGTCAACTGGCTGAACTACTATGTCTATCAAGAAACGCCTTACATTTGGGAATGA
- a CDS encoding YjcZ family sporulation protein: protein MGAWHGNGFALIVVLFILLIIVGAAFGGYVY from the coding sequence ATGGGCGCTTGGCATGGCAATGGTTTTGCGTTGATCGTTGTCTTGTTTATTTTGCTCATTATTGTCGGGGCTGCGTTCGGCGGCTACGTTTACTAA
- the cobO gene encoding cob(I)yrinic acid a,c-diamide adenosyltransferase codes for MSTPRRNGRVIVYTGDGKGKTTAAFGLALRAVGRGMNVAILQFVKSPERTYGEQLALRRLGVEVRQLGAGFTWTKTPDIHREALRHAWALAKQYIHSGRYDLIVLDELNNALAIDRFPIHDIVSVEEVLEVIRTRPPALHLVITGRSARLELIAAADIVTEMALIKHDYEQGTKAMKGIEF; via the coding sequence ATGTCAACGCCTCGTCGTAACGGGCGGGTCATCGTCTACACCGGCGATGGCAAAGGGAAAACGACAGCGGCGTTTGGCCTGGCGCTGCGCGCGGTCGGCCGCGGGATGAACGTCGCCATTTTGCAGTTTGTGAAATCGCCGGAGCGCACGTACGGCGAGCAGCTCGCCCTTCGCCGCCTCGGCGTCGAGGTGCGCCAACTCGGCGCCGGGTTTACATGGACGAAAACACCGGACATCCACCGCGAAGCGCTGAGACACGCGTGGGCGCTAGCGAAACAGTATATTCATTCCGGCCGGTATGACCTTATCGTGCTTGACGAATTGAACAATGCCCTTGCTATCGATCGGTTTCCGATTCACGACATTGTCTCGGTCGAGGAGGTGCTCGAGGTCATCCGGACGCGTCCGCCGGCGCTCCATCTTGTCATTACCGGGCGCAGCGCCCGCCTGGAGCTGATTGCCGCCGCCGATATCGTGACCGAGATGGCGCTCATTAAGCATGATTATGAACAAGGGACAAAGGCCATGAAAGGAATCGAATTTTAG
- the cobA gene encoding uroporphyrinogen-III C-methyltransferase: MTVGKVYLVGAGPGDEKLITVYGRECLEQADVIIYDRLVNRKLLRYAKREAELLYYGKEPGKHDTVQEQIHELLLEQARQGKTVVRLKGGDPCVFGRAGEEAERLAKAGIPFEIVPGVTSGIAAPAYAGIPVTHREHAASVAIVTGHRSEAVDWEALARGCDTIVVYMGAANLPDICRRLAAAGKPDDTPAAAIEWGTTERQRTVAATIATLPAEAAKAGISHPAIIVIGDVVRLRETLQWFPERQGGMVDVNASS, translated from the coding sequence ATGACCGTCGGCAAAGTGTATTTAGTCGGCGCCGGTCCGGGTGATGAAAAGTTGATTACGGTCTACGGCCGCGAATGTTTGGAACAGGCAGATGTTATCATTTACGACCGGCTTGTCAACCGGAAGTTGCTTCGGTATGCGAAACGAGAAGCTGAACTTCTTTACTACGGCAAAGAGCCGGGAAAGCACGATACCGTTCAAGAACAAATTCATGAACTGTTGCTCGAGCAGGCGCGCCAAGGAAAAACGGTCGTCCGCTTAAAAGGCGGCGACCCGTGTGTCTTTGGCCGCGCCGGTGAGGAAGCGGAACGGTTGGCAAAAGCCGGCATTCCGTTTGAAATCGTCCCCGGGGTGACGTCCGGCATTGCCGCTCCAGCGTATGCCGGCATTCCGGTCACTCATCGCGAACACGCCGCTTCCGTGGCGATCGTCACCGGGCATCGAAGCGAAGCGGTCGACTGGGAGGCGCTCGCCCGCGGATGTGATACGATCGTCGTCTACATGGGAGCGGCCAACCTACCGGATATTTGCCGCCGGCTCGCCGCCGCCGGCAAACCGGATGATACGCCGGCGGCCGCCATTGAATGGGGAACGACCGAGCGGCAGCGCACGGTGGCGGCTACAATCGCGACGCTGCCGGCTGAGGCGGCAAAAGCCGGCATTTCCCACCCGGCGATCATTGTCATCGGCGATGTCGTCCGTTTGCGGGAGACATTGCAATGGTTTCCGGAGCGGCAAGGGGGCATGGTCGATGTCAACGCCTCGTCGTAA